One window of Planctomycetia bacterium genomic DNA carries:
- a CDS encoding MFS transporter — MNLLATPRGRRTLFAALYFSEGAPVGFVWWALPAILRAEGVEVGTITQLTSLLVLPWGIKFIWAPVVDVLRTARWGFRSWIVTMQIGMGLALLPLAFGSIKASMGLATTLLVIHAFLAATQDAAVDALCISSVPEGERGWINGWMQVGYISGRALFGGVALVAMAWIGEAGVIIALVAAVWSSSLLLMFGAEAKGPGAVDRPSQRLARYVPLMKSALASRVTWLGLAFALVGGCGFEAVGSVAGPLLIDSGLDQRWVGIFFIVFALPGALAGGRLADRLGRRCAVTWLVVAMASVIGLISAALMLKIGGLGALVALMGTLYVLIGAFTASSYAMFMDITRKELGATQFSAYMGATNLCEAWSARSVGTLHGRFGYGPAFGIMAAISLVSVPILMAIGSRRKRQADHPDGEGPL, encoded by the coding sequence GTGAACCTCCTGGCGACACCACGAGGGCGACGGACACTTTTTGCCGCGCTTTATTTCAGCGAGGGCGCGCCGGTGGGGTTCGTGTGGTGGGCGCTGCCGGCGATTTTGCGGGCCGAGGGGGTGGAAGTCGGTACGATCACGCAACTGACGTCGCTGCTGGTATTGCCGTGGGGGATTAAGTTCATCTGGGCGCCGGTGGTGGACGTGCTTCGGACGGCGCGGTGGGGATTTCGATCGTGGATCGTGACGATGCAGATCGGCATGGGGCTGGCACTGTTGCCGCTGGCGTTTGGGTCGATCAAGGCGAGCATGGGGCTGGCGACGACGTTGCTGGTGATTCATGCTTTTCTCGCGGCGACGCAGGATGCCGCGGTGGATGCGCTATGCATTTCCAGCGTGCCTGAAGGCGAGCGCGGGTGGATCAACGGTTGGATGCAGGTGGGCTATATCAGCGGGCGAGCGCTTTTCGGCGGGGTCGCGCTGGTGGCGATGGCGTGGATCGGCGAGGCGGGGGTGATCATCGCCCTGGTGGCGGCGGTGTGGTCGAGTTCTCTGCTGCTGATGTTCGGCGCTGAGGCGAAAGGGCCGGGGGCGGTGGACAGGCCTTCGCAGCGATTGGCGCGATATGTGCCGTTGATGAAGAGCGCTCTTGCGAGTCGTGTGACGTGGCTGGGCCTGGCCTTCGCGCTGGTCGGGGGATGCGGATTCGAGGCGGTCGGCTCGGTGGCGGGGCCGCTCTTGATCGACAGTGGGTTGGATCAGCGTTGGGTGGGAATCTTTTTTATTGTGTTTGCCCTGCCGGGGGCGCTTGCGGGGGGGCGATTGGCCGATCGACTTGGACGCCGTTGCGCGGTGACTTGGCTGGTCGTGGCGATGGCGTCGGTCATCGGTCTGATTTCGGCGGCGCTGATGTTGAAGATCGGCGGGCTCGGGGCGCTGGTGGCGCTGATGGGCACGTTGTACGTTCTGATCGGCGCATTCACGGCGTCTTCTTATGCGATGTTCATGGACATTACGCGGAAGGAGCTGGGGGCGACGCAGTTCAGCGCGTACATGGGGGCGACGAATCTGTGCGAGGCATGGTCGGCGCGGTCGGTGGGGACGCTGCACGGACGGTTCGGCTATGGGCCGGCGTTTGGCATCATGGCGGCGATATCGTTGGTTTCGGTCCCGATTCTCATGGCGATCGGGTCGCGCCGTAAACGACAGGCCGATCATCCGGATGGCGAGGGCCCGCTATGA
- a CDS encoding bifunctional GNAT family N-acetyltransferase/carbon-nitrogen hydrolase family protein yields the protein MKIRAMVPEDYEEVIDLQLKCFPGMKPWSREQWDSQQQIFAEGQICIEYDGDIVASSSSLIVDFDHYDAWQDWKQIADGGFIRNHDPEGDTLYGIEIMVDPECRGMKLARRLYEARKELARQRNLQRIILGGRIPGYCKHAANMSAREYVEQVMKKNMIDPVLTPQISNGFVLKQLIPNYMPSDKESCGYATFLEWINLEYEVDRTRRFRAVSMVRICVVQYMMRRITSFEEFAKQCEFFTDVASDYKSDFIVFPELFTTQLLSLIRAKRPGLAARKLSEYTPKYLDLFNDLAVKYNVNIIGGSQFTFEEDNLYNVSYLFRRNGVIGRQYKIHATPNERKWWGISAGSRVEVFDTDRGKISILICYDIEFPELARVATAKGANIIFVPFNTDERYGYLRVRHCAQARAIENQVYVAIAGCTGNLPFVENADVHYAQSGVFTPSDFPFARDAVASESTPNIETVIIHDVDVEMLRRHRLSGTVRTWNDRRKDLYRVVYQEPGGDRLEV from the coding sequence ATGAAAATCCGCGCGATGGTTCCCGAGGACTACGAGGAAGTCATCGATCTGCAATTGAAGTGCTTCCCGGGGATGAAGCCGTGGTCGCGCGAGCAGTGGGACAGTCAGCAGCAGATCTTTGCCGAGGGACAGATTTGCATCGAGTATGACGGGGACATCGTGGCGTCGTCGAGCAGTCTCATCGTTGATTTCGATCACTACGACGCCTGGCAGGACTGGAAGCAAATCGCCGACGGGGGCTTCATTCGCAATCACGATCCGGAAGGCGACACGCTCTACGGGATCGAGATCATGGTCGATCCGGAGTGCCGGGGGATGAAGCTCGCCCGGCGGCTGTACGAGGCTCGGAAGGAACTGGCGCGACAGCGCAATCTTCAGCGGATCATCCTCGGGGGGCGCATTCCCGGTTACTGCAAACATGCGGCGAACATGTCGGCGCGGGAATACGTCGAGCAGGTGATGAAGAAGAACATGATCGATCCGGTGCTGACGCCGCAGATTTCCAACGGCTTCGTGCTCAAGCAACTGATTCCGAACTATATGCCGTCGGACAAGGAGTCGTGCGGGTACGCGACGTTTCTCGAGTGGATCAACCTGGAATATGAAGTGGACCGGACGCGGCGATTCCGGGCCGTGTCGATGGTTCGCATCTGCGTGGTTCAGTACATGATGCGGCGGATCACCTCCTTTGAGGAGTTCGCCAAGCAGTGCGAATTTTTCACCGACGTCGCCTCGGATTACAAGTCCGACTTCATTGTGTTTCCCGAGTTGTTCACGACGCAGCTTCTGTCGCTCATTCGGGCCAAGCGGCCGGGGCTGGCGGCGCGGAAGCTCTCGGAGTACACGCCAAAGTACCTCGATCTTTTCAATGACCTGGCCGTCAAGTACAACGTGAATATCATCGGCGGTTCGCAGTTCACGTTTGAGGAAGACAATCTGTACAACGTCTCCTACCTGTTTCGCCGGAACGGGGTGATCGGCCGGCAGTATAAGATTCACGCCACGCCGAACGAGCGAAAATGGTGGGGGATCTCAGCCGGATCGAGGGTCGAGGTGTTTGATACCGATCGCGGCAAGATTTCCATCCTGATCTGCTACGACATCGAGTTTCCCGAACTGGCGCGCGTGGCGACGGCCAAGGGGGCGAACATCATCTTCGTCCCGTTCAACACCGACGAGCGGTACGGCTATCTGCGCGTGCGTCACTGCGCCCAGGCGCGGGCCATTGAGAATCAGGTCTATGTGGCCATCGCGGGGTGCACGGGCAATCTGCCGTTCGTCGAGAACGCCGACGTCCACTACGCCCAGTCGGGCGTTTTCACGCCGTCGGATTTTCCGTTTGCGCGAGATGCCGTGGCATCCGAAAGCACGCCGAACATCGAGACCGTCATCATCCACGATGTCGACGTGGAAATGCTCAGGCGGCACCGGCTGTCAGGCACGGTCCGCACCTGGAACGACCGACGAAAGGACCTCTATCGCGTGGTCTATCAGGAGCCGGGCGGCGACCGGCTCGAAGTTTGA
- a CDS encoding DMT family transporter, with the protein MLTLVGWSSVLLFLKHLTPYIDAWTANGWRYGLSALLWLPVLVVGARSGTLPEGIWRRALVPALFNCMAQVCFAQAPYYIGPGLAGFLLRINIVFSTAGALILFADERPLARSPYFWGGLALVVVGSIGTVLLGSTPLVGGTATGVILGLGAGAFYGLYGVSVRYWMHGVRPMVSFAAISLYTAIVMVSLMIGLAESHGAAAFDLSVFNWMMLILSALIGIALGHLFYYSAIARLGVAISAAVVQLAPFITGVASVLIFGEVLTHWQWICGVIMVFGAGSLFHSERSRLTAARAPPSDISEQDAFESAGRDANGACAATRVP; encoded by the coding sequence GTGCTTACCCTTGTGGGGTGGTCGAGCGTTCTCTTGTTCCTCAAGCATCTGACGCCGTACATCGACGCGTGGACGGCGAATGGGTGGCGGTATGGATTGTCGGCGCTGTTGTGGCTGCCGGTACTTGTGGTGGGGGCGCGGAGCGGGACGCTGCCGGAGGGGATCTGGCGGCGGGCGCTGGTGCCGGCGTTGTTTAACTGCATGGCGCAGGTTTGTTTTGCGCAGGCGCCGTACTACATCGGCCCGGGGCTGGCGGGTTTTTTGCTGCGGATCAACATCGTATTTTCGACGGCGGGGGCGTTGATTTTGTTTGCGGATGAGCGGCCGTTGGCGCGGAGTCCGTACTTTTGGGGGGGACTGGCGCTGGTTGTGGTGGGGTCGATCGGGACGGTGCTGCTGGGATCGACGCCGCTGGTGGGCGGTACGGCGACGGGGGTGATTTTGGGATTGGGGGCGGGGGCGTTTTACGGATTGTACGGGGTGTCGGTGCGATACTGGATGCACGGGGTTCGACCGATGGTGTCGTTCGCGGCGATTTCGCTTTATACGGCGATCGTCATGGTCTCGTTGATGATCGGCCTGGCCGAGTCGCATGGGGCGGCGGCGTTTGATCTGTCGGTCTTCAACTGGATGATGCTGATTTTGTCGGCGTTGATCGGGATCGCGCTGGGGCACCTGTTTTATTATTCGGCGATCGCGCGGCTGGGCGTTGCGATCTCGGCGGCGGTGGTTCAACTGGCGCCGTTTATCACGGGCGTGGCCTCCGTCCTGATTTTCGGCGAGGTGCTAACGCATTGGCAGTGGATATGCGGGGTGATCATGGTGTTTGGGGCGGGATCGCTGTTCCACTCGGAGCGATCGAGACTCACGGCAGCGCGCGCGCCGCCCAGCGATATTTCGGAACAGGATGCGTTTGAGAGCGCGGGCCGAGACGCGAACGGGGCGTGCGCTGCGACTCGCGTGCCGTGA